The following coding sequences are from one Ammospiza caudacuta isolate bAmmCau1 chromosome 10, bAmmCau1.pri, whole genome shotgun sequence window:
- the ISLR2 gene encoding immunoglobulin superfamily containing leucine-rich repeat protein 2, with product MAPLLALLLAALLGSGRACPEPCACVDKYAHQFADCAYKELQAVPAGLPSNVTTLSLSANKISSLPRGAFAEVTQVSSLWLAHNEIATIEPGALAVLAQLKNLDISHNQIVEFPWRDLRNLSALQLLKMNNNRMALVPPDAFRTLKDLRSLRINNNRFATLAEGIFDSLGSLSHLQIYNNPFECSCALQWLKRWMESTLISIPEKDSIACALPERLRGVPLAKLPELRCAAPAVTIGSSPELDAAGLPDGLTLSLHCAASGSPPPELRWKIRTAGQSLELGGSGAESAAKEEPRPEPERFVAFKNGTLVIPQLSKREEGTYTCVATNEVGSNHSSVSVAVAGPQKYPPVPGADPLGGKGQAGDKKPGTEAAKNSVLTPEERGKALGPTRQSRPGSAAGPEPEGRGRVPLEPPGLEKKCGASAGGSKYISNHAFNQSGDFKRHSFELGVIALDVAERDARVQLTPTQPGGGHLGVLYLCQQGRQGHALLQWSQIEAGVNSYWFQGLSPGTNYSVCLSSPGEECRVQVVFTTKKEIPSLIIIVVVSIFLLLLATLPLLGATWCHLLAKLQAKPYKLIMKAQNPDQMEKRMAADFDPRASYLESEKNFGVGEAEVEEEEEEEEEEAGDEEGARWRRGREGEGAAELEREESVAASSMAESQSKGGAEEFEVRSEYSDKLPLGAEAVTISPEINGNYRQRPR from the coding sequence atgGCCccgctgctggcgctgctgctggcggCCCTGCTGGGCTCGGGCCGGGCGTGCCCGGAGCCCTGCGCTTGCGTGGACAAGTACGCGCACCAGTTCGCCGACTGCGCCTACAAGGAGCTGCAGGCCGTGCCCGCGGGGCTGCCCTCCAACGTGACCACGCTAAGCCTGTCGGCCAACAAGATCAGCTCGCTGCCCCGCGGCGCCTTCGCCGAGGTGACCCAGGTGAGCTCGCTGTGGCTGGCGCACAACGAGATCGCCACCATCGAGCCCGGCGCGCTGGCCGTGCTGGCGCAGCTCAAGAACCTGGACATCAGCCACAACCAGATCGTGGAGTTCCCGTGGCGGGACCTGCGCAACCTGAGCgcgctgcagctgctcaaaATGAACAACAACCGCATGGCGCTGGTGCCTCCCGACGCCTTCCGCACGCTCAAGGACCTGCGCTCGCTGCGCATCAACAACAACCGCTTCGCCACGCTGGCCGAGGGCATCTTCGACTCGCTGGGCTCGCTGTCGCACCTGCAGATCTACAACAACCCCTTCGAGTGCTCCTGCGCGCTGCAGTGGCTGAAGCGCTGGATGGAGAGCACGCTCATCTCCATCCCCGAGAAGGACTCCATCGCCTGCGCGCTGCCCGAGCGCCTCCGCGGCGTGCCGCTGGCCAAGCTGCCCGAGCTGCGCTGCGCCGCGCCCGCCGTCACCATCGGCTCCTCGCCCGAGCTGGACGCGGCCGGGCTGCCCGACGGGCTCACGCTGAGCCTGCACTGCGCCGCCAGCGGCTCGCCGCCGCCCGAGCTGCGCTGGAAGATCCGCACGGCCggccagagcctggagctgggcgggagcggcgcggaGAGCGCGGCCAAGGAGGAGCCGCGGCCCGAGCCCGAGCGCTTCGTGGCCTTCAAGAACGGCACCTTGGTGATCCCGCAGCTGAGCAAGCGCGAGGAGGGCACCTACACCTGCGTGGCCACCAACGAGGTGGGCAGCAACCACTCCTCGGTCAGCGTGGCGGTGGCGGGCCCGCAGAAATACCCGCCGGTGCCCGGTGCGGACCCGCTGGGCGGAAAGGGGCAGGCGGGCGACAAGAAACCCGGCACGGAGGCGGCCAAGAACAGCGTGCTGACCCCGGAGGAGAGGGGCAAAGCGCTGGGCCCCACCCGGCAGAGCCGGCCCGGCtcggcggcggggccggagccTGAGGGCCGGGGCCGGGTCCCCCTGGAGCCGCCGGGGCTGGAGAAGAAGTGCGGGGCCTCGGCGGGCGGCTCCAAGTACATCTCCAACCACGCCTTCAACCAGAGCGGCGACTTCAAGCGGCACAGCTTCGAGCTGGGCGTCATCGCCCTGGACGTGGCCGAGCGCGACGCCCGAGTGCAGCTGACGCCCACCCAGCCCGGCGGGGGCCACCTGGGCGTGCTGtacctgtgccagcagggccgCCAGGGCCACGCCCTGCTGCAGTGGTCGCAGATCGAGGCCGGCGTGAACTCGTACTGGTTCCAGGGCCTGAGCCCCGGCACCAACTACTCGGTGTGCCTGAGCTCGCCGGGCGAGGAGTGCCGCGTGCAGGTGGTGTTCACCACCAAGAAGGAGATCCCGTCGCTCATCATCATCGTGGTGGTCAgcatcttcctgctgctgctggccacgctgcCGCTGCTGGGCGCCACGTGGTGCCACCTGCTCGCCAAGCTGCAGGCCAAGCCCTACAAGCTCATCATGAAGGCGCAGAACCCCGACCAGATGGAGAAGCGCATGGCCGCCGACTTCGACCCCCGCGCCTCCTACCTGGAGTCCGAGAAGAACTTCGGTGTCGGCGAGGCCGAGgtcgaggaggaggaggaagaggaggaggaggaggcgggggATGAGGAAGGGGCGCGGTGGCGGCgcgggagggagggggaaggcGCGGCCGAGCTGGAGCGGGAGGAGAGCGTGGCCGCCAGCTCCATGGCGGAGTCGCAGTCCAAGGGCGGCGCCGAGGAGTTCGAGGTGCGCTCCGAGTACAGCGACAAGCTGCCGCTGGGCGCCGAGGCCGTCACCATCTCCCCGGAGATCAACGGCAACTACCGGCAGCGGCCCCGCTGA
- the LOC131561756 gene encoding immunoglobulin superfamily containing leucine-rich repeat protein-like codes for MRPLLGVLALVTLLSPGLACPTPCSCSTKKNGRLLAECAYRELRDVPRGLSPNVTILTLSANRLGRLGRASLAEVPELQSLWLGYNHISSVEPGTFAALPHLKNLDLSHNRLADFPWQDLRNLSALQILKLSNNRLVTVPQGALAGLRELRSLWLNDNELATLARGTFEGLPALAQLQLFHNPFNCSCKLFWLKEWAHDTSVVLSRAGSTLCAAPARLRGRPVTDIPGALCVPPSAQLTYLSGPAAAGPRDGLTLTLHCSVAGSPPPEIRWQIRTAKHRVDIHGPTVARDGGAKAGRQRFLAFKNGTMAIPDFGKEDEGTYTCVAVNDVGTRDVSVNVALAGSANPAEELPRDDPQAGHPGGHSCIKGDELDPSSMGEKLVIVYRVAGQARSGAGAREFRLGILLLALRLLLW; via the coding sequence ATGAGGCCTCTGCTGGGCGTCCTGGCGCTGGTGACACTCCTGTCCCCAGGCCTGGCCTGTCCCACGCCATGCTCCTGCTCCACCAAGAAGAACGGGCGGCTGCTGGCCGAGTGCGCCTACCGCGAGCTGCGGGACGTCCCGCGGGGCCTGTCCCCGAATGTCACCATCCTCACGCTCTCCGCCAACCGTCTGGGCCGCCTGGGCCGCGCCTCGCTGGCCGAGGTGCCCGAGCTGCAGTCGCTGTGGCTGGGCTACAACCACATCTCCTCGGTGGAGCCTGGAACCTTCGCGGCCCTGCCGCACCTCAAGAACCTGGACCTGAGCCACAACCGGCTGGCGGATTTCCCCTGGCAGGACCTGCGCAACCTCAGCGCGCTGCAGATCCTCAAGCTCAGCAACAACCGGCTGGTCACCGTGCCCCAGGGCGCCCTGGCCGGGCTGCGGGAGCTGCGCTCGCTCTGGCTCAACGACAACGAGCTGGCCACGCTGGCCCGCGGCACCTTCGAGGGGCTGCCGGCGCTGGcgcagctgcagctcttccacAACCCCTTCAACTGCTCCTGCAAGCTCTTCTGGCTCAAGGAGTGGGCGCACGACACCTCGGTGGTGCTCTCCAGGGCCGGCTCCACGCTGTGTGCGGCACCGGCGAGGCTGCGGGGCCGGCCGGTCACCGACATCCCCGGCGCGCTCTGCGTGCCGCCCTCGGCCCAGCTCACCTACCTGTccggcccggccgcggccgGACCCCGGGACGGGCTGACGCTGACCCTGCACTGCAGCGTGGCCGGCAGCCCGCCGCCGGAGATCCGCTGGCAGATCCGCACGGCCAAGCACCGCGTGGACATCCACGGGCCCACAGTGGCGCGGGACGGCGGCGCCAAGGCGGGCCGGCAGCGCTTCCTGGCCTTCAAGAACGGCACCATGGCCATCCCCGACTTCGGCAAGGAGGACGAGGGCACCTACACCTGCGTGGCGGTCAACGACGTGGGGACAAGGGACGTGTCTGTCAACGTGGCGCTGGCCGGCTCGGCCAACCCGGCCGAGGAGCTGCCCCGTGATGACCCCCAGGCCGGGCACCCCGGCGGGCACAGCTGCATCAAGGGCGACGAGCTGGACCCGTCCAGCATGGGCGAGAAGTTGGTCATTGTCTACCGCGTGGCCGGCCAGGCCCGGAGCGGGGCGGGAGCCCGGGAATTCCGCCTGGGAattctgctgctggctctgaggctgctgctctggtga